A region from the Candidatus Komeilibacteria bacterium CG_4_10_14_0_2_um_filter_37_10 genome encodes:
- a CDS encoding DNA polymerase IV codes for MEKEKGNTNLLLRSWPQAIMHLDADAFFASCEQSLRPELKGRPVVTGAERGIVSAASYEAKALGIGRGIPLWQVQKICPRAVILPSDYESYSLISLRIFDIMRQYIPQVEEYSIDEAFADLTGLRRPLHASYYQIAKKIQKQIETELNLTVSIGVSLSKSLAKLAANWHKPAGLTIVPSQLIEQLLRANSLATIWGFGSSTVNYLQKFGLKNAYDFAYQSEYWVKTHLNKTGLEIWRELHGEAVYPVNPAIKHSYQSISKMKTFSPPSADKKYVWAQLIRNLESACIKARRHQLVATKVIIYLREQNFQSQGLEIKLNQPTNSALLITPVLQSTFQKLFSRHGSYRTTGIVLTNLQTDQCVQESLFANQVKILKMERLAKVIDEINYRFGKHTIHQATSLPINSISRGQKRHTTSPRWTQTFRGENLRQHLYLPRWLAPAN; via the coding sequence ATGGAAAAAGAAAAAGGGAATACCAATTTACTACTTCGCTCCTGGCCTCAAGCCATCATGCACCTTGATGCTGATGCTTTTTTTGCCAGCTGCGAGCAATCGTTGCGACCAGAGCTGAAAGGTCGTCCAGTGGTTACTGGCGCTGAGCGTGGTATTGTCTCGGCAGCTAGTTATGAAGCCAAGGCTTTGGGCATTGGTCGTGGCATACCACTCTGGCAAGTACAAAAAATTTGCCCACGAGCAGTGATTTTGCCCAGCGACTACGAAAGTTATTCTCTCATCTCCTTACGTATCTTTGATATTATGCGTCAGTATATTCCGCAAGTGGAAGAGTACTCTATCGATGAAGCTTTTGCTGACTTAACTGGCTTAAGGCGACCACTACATGCGTCCTACTATCAGATTGCCAAGAAAATACAAAAGCAAATTGAGACCGAACTTAATCTGACCGTCTCTATCGGTGTTAGTTTAAGTAAGTCATTAGCTAAGCTGGCAGCTAACTGGCACAAACCAGCTGGCCTCACTATCGTACCCAGCCAATTAATTGAACAACTATTACGCGCTAACTCACTCGCGACTATCTGGGGCTTTGGTTCCAGTACAGTTAATTATTTGCAGAAGTTTGGTCTGAAAAATGCTTATGACTTTGCTTATCAATCAGAGTATTGGGTAAAAACGCATCTCAATAAAACGGGGTTGGAAATTTGGCGAGAACTTCACGGTGAAGCTGTCTACCCCGTCAATCCAGCAATCAAGCACAGCTATCAATCTATCAGTAAAATGAAAACCTTCTCACCACCCTCTGCTGATAAAAAATATGTCTGGGCTCAATTAATTCGCAACCTAGAATCAGCCTGCATTAAAGCCCGTCGTCATCAGCTAGTGGCTACCAAAGTAATTATTTATTTACGCGAACAGAACTTTCAGAGCCAAGGATTAGAAATCAAGCTTAATCAGCCAACCAATTCTGCTCTTTTGATTACTCCGGTTCTCCAAAGTACTTTTCAAAAATTGTTTTCCCGGCATGGTTCCTACCGCACCACTGGTATTGTTTTAACCAATCTACAAACCGATCAGTGCGTACAAGAAAGTCTGTTTGCGAATCAAGTCAAAATACTAAAAATGGAACGATTAGCCAAAGTTATTGATGAGATTAATTACCGCTTCGGTAAACACACTATTCATCAAGCCACCTCGCTGCCAATCAATAGCATTAGCCGTGGCCAAAAGCGTCATACTACCAGTCCGCGCTGGACCCAAACATTTCGTGGTGAAAATTTACGGCAACACCTTTATCTGCCACGGTGGCTGGCGCCAGCCAATTAA